Proteins from one Scleropages formosus chromosome 14, fSclFor1.1, whole genome shotgun sequence genomic window:
- the LOC108928930 gene encoding transcription factor Sox-3, which yields MYSMMETEIKTPLPQSNAGSGGNGGKNSGSNDQDRVKRPMNAFMVWSRGQRRKMAQENPKMHNSEISKRLGADWKLLTDAEKRPFIDEAKRLRAMHMKEHPDYKYRPRRKTKTLLKKDKYSLPGGLLAPGSNSVNSAVSVGQRMDSYAHMNGWTNSAYSLMQDQLGYPQHPGMNSPQIQQMHRYEMAGLQYPMMSSAQTYMNAGSTYSMSPAYTPQTTSAMGLGSMASVCKSEPSSPPPAITSHSQRACLGDLRDMISMYLPPGGDGSDHSSLQTTRLHGVHQHYQSAGTGVNGTLPLTHI from the coding sequence ATGTATAGCATGATGGAAACCGAGATCAAGACGCCGCTCCCGCAGTCCAATGCGGGCTCGGGTGGCAACGGCGGCAAAAACAGCGGTTCTAACGACCAGGACCGAGTGAAGCGGCCCATGAACGCCTTCATGGTGTGGTCTCGGGGCCAGCGGAGAAAGATGGCTCAGGAGAACCCCAAAATGCACAACTCGGAGATCAGCAAGCGCCTGGGCGCAGACTGGAAACTCCTGACCGATGCGGAGAAGCGACCCTTCATCGACGAGGCCAAGCGCTTGAGAGCCATGCACATGAAGGAGCACCCGGATTATAAATACCGACCCCGCAGGAAGACCAAGACCCTGCTCAAGAAAGACAAGTACTCCTTACCCGGGGGACTTCTGGCGCCGGGTTCGAACAGCGTGAACAGCGCCGTGTCGGTGGGACAGAGGATGGACAGTTACGCGCACATGAACGGATGGACCAACAGCGCCTACTCCCTCATGCAGGACCAGCTGGGCTACCCCCAGCACCCCGGCATGAACAGCCCCCAGATCCAGCAGATGCACCGCTACGAGATGGCGGGGCTCCAGTATCCCATGATGTCCTCAGCCCAGACCTACATGAACGCGGGCTCCACGTACAGCATGTCCCCCGCGTACACCCCGCAGACCACTAGCGCCATGGGCTTGGGCTCCATGGCTTCCGTGTGTAAGAGCGAACCGAGTTCCCCACCCCCTGCCATCACGTCCCATTCGCAGAGAGCGTGTCTGGGAGACCTGCGGGATATGATAAGCATGTATCTCCCACCTGGGGGGGACGGATCGGATCACTCGAGTCTGCAGACCACCCGGTTACACGGGGTCCACCAGCACTACCAGAGCGCCGGGACTGGGGTGAACGGAACCCTACCCCTCACTCACATCTGA